In Desulfobacterales bacterium, a single window of DNA contains:
- the clpS gene encoding ATP-dependent Clp protease adapter ClpS: protein MGRTNPEFEGWVVTEKKQDVAEPPLYKVLLHNDDYTAMEFVVIILEKIFRKSTAEATRIMLNVHQQGIGVAGVYTREVAETKVAVVHELARQNEYPLKCSMEKV, encoded by the coding sequence ATGGGCAGAACAAACCCTGAATTCGAAGGTTGGGTCGTAACCGAAAAAAAGCAGGACGTGGCCGAGCCGCCGCTGTACAAGGTACTCCTCCACAATGACGACTACACCGCCATGGAGTTCGTGGTGATCATCCTTGAAAAGATCTTCCGGAAATCAACGGCCGAGGCCACCAGGATCATGCTCAACGTACACCAGCAGGGAATCGGGGTGGCCGGGGTCTACACCCGGGAGGTGGCGGAAACCAAGGTCGCGGTGGTCCACGAACTGGCCCGCCAGAACGA